A part of Aegilops tauschii subsp. strangulata cultivar AL8/78 chromosome 2, Aet v6.0, whole genome shotgun sequence genomic DNA contains:
- the LOC109785187 gene encoding sex determination protein tasselseed-2-like has translation MTALDFMPAEKAPQAGTVAIDNNAAGAAVPVQQQHRRLEGKVAIVTGGAHGIGEAIVRAFVRHGARVVIADIDDAAGEALAAALGGACCSYVHCDVSVEADVERAVGCCVARHGRLDVLCNNAGVLGRQAPPAGNGARSGGIASLDAAEFDRVLRVNTLGAALGMKHAARAMLQRRGGGGGGSIVSVASVAGVLGGMGPHAYTASKHALVGLTKNAACELGEHGIRVNCVSPFGVATPMLVNAWRHGHHGEDEEGGAPAPVSAEEVEKTEEMVRGMATLKGPTLRAGDIAEAALFLASDESRYVSGHNLVVDGGVTTSRNVIGL, from the coding sequence ATGACCGCTCTCGACTTCATGCCCGCCGAGAAGGCCCCCCAAGCCGGCACcgtcgccatcgataacaatgcCGCCGGTGCCGCCGTGCCGGTGCAGCAGCAGCACAGGAGACTGGAGGGGAAGGTGGCCATCGTCACGGGCGGGGCGCACGGGATCGGGGAGGCGATCGTGCGCGCGTTCGTCCGGCACGGCGCGCGCGTGGTGATCGCCGACATCGACGACGCGGCCGGGGAGGCGCTGGCGGCCGCGCTGGGCGGCGCCTGCTGCAGCTACGTGCACTGCGACGTGTCGGTGGAGGCCGACGTGGAGCGCGCCGTCGGGTGCTGCGTGGCGCGGCACGGACGGCTGGACGTCCTCTGCAACAACGCTGGCGTGCTGGGCCGGCAGGCGCCCCCGgcgggcaacggcgccaggagCGGCGGCATCGCGTCCCTGGACGCCGCCGAGTTCGACCGCGTGCTGCGCGTGAACACCCTGGGCGCGGCACTCGGCATGAAGCACGCGGCGCGGGCCATGCTGCagcgccgcggcggcggcggcggcgggagcatCGTGTCGGTGGCGAGCGTGGCGGGCGTGCTCGGCGGGATGGGCCCGCACGCATACACGGCGTCGAAGCACGCGCTGGTGGGGCTGACCAAGAACGCGGCCTGCGAGCTCGGGGAGCACGGCATCCGCGTGAACTGCGTCTCCCCCTTCGGCGTGGCCACGCCAATGCTGGTGAACGCGTGGCGCCACGGCCACCATGGCGAGGACGAGGAAGGGGGCGCGCCGGCGCCGGTGAGCGCGGAGGAGGTGGAGAAGACAGAGGAGATGGTGCGGGGCATGGCGACGCTCAAGGGCCCGACTCTGAGAGCCGGGGACATTGCGGAGGCGGCGCTGTTCCTGGCCAGCGACGAGTCGAGGTACGTCTCCGGGCACAACCTCGTGGTCGACGGCGGCGTCACCACCTCCAGGAACGTCATCGGGctgtga